A genomic window from Lotus japonicus ecotype B-129 chromosome 1, LjGifu_v1.2 includes:
- the LOC130731597 gene encoding RING-H2 finger protein ATL66, whose protein sequence is MPNGDAQTFSWHLDTELDDESFGLHGRKLFFIIALFSILLVFTTLFICGRWLCRRHGLLPTTFDSIHAAPPLPQGLDADAIKKLPIILHQAPPSGPSRTAEETECCICLSKFNDGEKLKVLPGCDHCFHCECVDMWLMNHSNCPLCRASLKLNSSLPMILIEEPPIRSYNL, encoded by the coding sequence ATGCCGAACGGCGACGCTCAGACATTCAGCTGGCACTTAGACACGGAGCTCGACGACGAAAGCTTCGGCCTCCACGGCAGGAAACTCTTCTTCATCATCGCCCTCTTCTCCATCCTCCTCGTCTTCACCACGCTCTTCATCTGCGGCCGCTGGCTCTGCCGCCGCCACGGCCTCCTCCCCACCACCTTCGACTCCATCCACGCCGCGCCGCCACTGCCACAGGGCCTCGACGCCGACGCAATCAAGAAGCTGCCCATCATACTCCACCAGGCCCCGCCATCTGGTCCGAGCCGCACGGCGGAGGAGACAGAGTGCTGCATCTGCCTGAGCAAGTTCAATGACGGAGAGAAGCTGAAGGTGTTGCCGGGTTGTGACCATTGCTTCCATTGCGAGTGTGTGGATATGTGGCTGATGAATCACTCCAATTGCCCTCTATGCAGAGCTTCTCTGAAGCTGAATTCTTCTCTTCCCATGATTTTGATTGAAGAACCACCGATTAGATCATACAATCTCTGA